Proteins from a single region of Salvelinus sp. IW2-2015 linkage group LG4p, ASM291031v2, whole genome shotgun sequence:
- the linc.pou2af1 gene encoding colorectal cancer associated 2 isoform X1 has translation MTDKPKVYQGVRVKTTVKELLQQQRALQTAIKTVRMKSQSLASQDVCVSSSLPGHYFDYFPQEMNSNGSFQPRAFPDSNVQMESFDNQQLISMMMPNETYSSGIVHPATSTKLWPQENHPLNMDYCVNGMAPRSPSGSLNMSSSVDYNSYSPQESYSSSCYNSPNRMDSSYGFVPEHYHYQHCNLQHCYCLSHWSGTQESISTPEYAIYGTTDCVHASPVDASYFRRELSSSEMCYL, from the exons ATGACAGATAAGCCAAAGGTGTACCAGGGCGTGCGGGTGAAGACAACTGTTAAAGAGTTGCTGCAACAGCAGAGAGCTCTCCAGACAGCAATCAAAACTGTTAGAATG AAATCCCAGAGCTTGGCGAGTCAGGATGTTTGCGTCTCCTCCTCTTTGCCAG GCCATTATTTTGATTATTTCCCTCAAGAGATGAATTCCAACGGCAGCTTTCAGCCGCGGGCCTTTCCAGACAGCAACGTTCAGATGGAAAGCTTCGATAATCAACAATTGATAAGCATGATGATGCCCAACGAGACCTACAGCAGTGGTATTGTGCATCCCGCTACCTCAACAAAACTTTGGCCCCAGGAAAATCACCCCCTGAATATGGACTATTGCGTCAATGGCATG GCTCCCAGGTCACCATCAGGTTCTCTAAATATGTCAAGTTCGGTCGATTACAATAGTTATTCGCCACAGGAGTCTTACTCTTCGTCGTGTTACAACTCTCCGAACAGAATGGACTCTAGTTATGGGTTTGTTCCAGAGCATTACCACTACCAGCACTGCAACCTCCAGCACTGCTACTGCCTGTCCCATTGGTCGGGTACCCAGGAGAGCATCTCCACTCCAGAATACGCTATTTATGGCACAACAGACTGTGTACACGCCTCACCTGTGGATGCCAGCTATTTCAGGCGGGAATTGTCAAGTTCAGAGATGTGCTACCTTTAA
- the linc.pou2af1 gene encoding colorectal cancer associated 2 isoform X3, with translation MKSQSLASQDVCVSSSLPGHYFDYFPQEMNSNGSFQPRAFPDSNVQMESFDNQQLISMMMPNETYSSGIVHPATSTKLWPQENHPLNMDYCVNGMAPRSPSGSLNMSSSVDYNSYSPQESYSSSCYNSPNRMDSSYGFVPEHYHYQHCNLQHCYCLSHWSGTQESISTPEYAIYGTTDCVHASPVDASYFRRELSSSEMCYL, from the exons ATG AAATCCCAGAGCTTGGCGAGTCAGGATGTTTGCGTCTCCTCCTCTTTGCCAG GCCATTATTTTGATTATTTCCCTCAAGAGATGAATTCCAACGGCAGCTTTCAGCCGCGGGCCTTTCCAGACAGCAACGTTCAGATGGAAAGCTTCGATAATCAACAATTGATAAGCATGATGATGCCCAACGAGACCTACAGCAGTGGTATTGTGCATCCCGCTACCTCAACAAAACTTTGGCCCCAGGAAAATCACCCCCTGAATATGGACTATTGCGTCAATGGCATG GCTCCCAGGTCACCATCAGGTTCTCTAAATATGTCAAGTTCGGTCGATTACAATAGTTATTCGCCACAGGAGTCTTACTCTTCGTCGTGTTACAACTCTCCGAACAGAATGGACTCTAGTTATGGGTTTGTTCCAGAGCATTACCACTACCAGCACTGCAACCTCCAGCACTGCTACTGCCTGTCCCATTGGTCGGGTACCCAGGAGAGCATCTCCACTCCAGAATACGCTATTTATGGCACAACAGACTGTGTACACGCCTCACCTGTGGATGCCAGCTATTTCAGGCGGGAATTGTCAAGTTCAGAGATGTGCTACCTTTAA
- the linc.pou2af1 gene encoding colorectal cancer associated 2 isoform X2, with protein MSDKPKVYQGVRVKTTVKELLQQQRALQTAIKTVRMKSQSLASQDVCVSSSLPGHYFDYFPQEMNSNGSFQPRAFPDSNVQMESFDNQQLISMMMPNETYSSGIVHPATSTKLWPQENHPLNMDYCVNGMAPRSPSGSLNMSSSVDYNSYSPQESYSSSCYNSPNRMDSSYGFVPEHYHYQHCNLQHCYCLSHWSGTQESISTPEYAIYGTTDCVHASPVDASYFRRELSSSEMCYL; from the exons ATGTCTG ATAAGCCAAAGGTGTACCAGGGCGTGCGGGTGAAGACAACTGTTAAAGAGTTGCTGCAACAGCAGAGAGCTCTCCAGACAGCAATCAAAACTGTTAGAATG AAATCCCAGAGCTTGGCGAGTCAGGATGTTTGCGTCTCCTCCTCTTTGCCAG GCCATTATTTTGATTATTTCCCTCAAGAGATGAATTCCAACGGCAGCTTTCAGCCGCGGGCCTTTCCAGACAGCAACGTTCAGATGGAAAGCTTCGATAATCAACAATTGATAAGCATGATGATGCCCAACGAGACCTACAGCAGTGGTATTGTGCATCCCGCTACCTCAACAAAACTTTGGCCCCAGGAAAATCACCCCCTGAATATGGACTATTGCGTCAATGGCATG GCTCCCAGGTCACCATCAGGTTCTCTAAATATGTCAAGTTCGGTCGATTACAATAGTTATTCGCCACAGGAGTCTTACTCTTCGTCGTGTTACAACTCTCCGAACAGAATGGACTCTAGTTATGGGTTTGTTCCAGAGCATTACCACTACCAGCACTGCAACCTCCAGCACTGCTACTGCCTGTCCCATTGGTCGGGTACCCAGGAGAGCATCTCCACTCCAGAATACGCTATTTATGGCACAACAGACTGTGTACACGCCTCACCTGTGGATGCCAGCTATTTCAGGCGGGAATTGTCAAGTTCAGAGATGTGCTACCTTTAA